A region of Sulfurovum sp. DNA encodes the following proteins:
- a CDS encoding sulfite exporter TauE/SafE family protein: MNNIDLVIILTTAFLGSIGHCIGMCGGIVVAYSSSKINQNSPWSRQVLSHLAYNFGRITTYAVLGAIFGFIGKVIAFTPTTKGVLFVLTGTLMILAGASLLGNFTLLSSAEYSISKQGWFKKMFQKLIKDSSLFSFYTLGMLNGIIPCGLVYSFAIFAASTANPLWGAIVMATFGLATIPALFFLGAITKFLQHGNLRGTMMKLAAMLVIFYGILTLYKGYKFIVYPKETQKMIDQMQSGSIKSKLEGKCGGGMKCEPGKCG; the protein is encoded by the coding sequence ATGAATAACATAGACCTTGTCATCATTCTCACCACAGCATTTCTTGGCAGTATTGGACACTGCATCGGTATGTGTGGCGGTATTGTTGTTGCTTACAGTTCTAGCAAAATTAATCAAAACTCCCCTTGGAGCCGTCAAGTTCTTTCACATCTAGCATACAATTTTGGGCGTATTACTACTTATGCTGTACTGGGAGCAATTTTTGGTTTTATAGGAAAGGTAATTGCCTTTACGCCTACCACCAAAGGAGTACTTTTTGTACTAACGGGAACCTTAATGATTCTCGCAGGTGCTTCATTGCTTGGTAATTTTACACTCCTCAGCTCTGCGGAGTACTCTATTTCCAAACAAGGGTGGTTTAAGAAGATGTTTCAAAAACTGATTAAAGATAGTTCTCTTTTTAGCTTCTATACGCTAGGAATGCTCAATGGCATCATTCCCTGTGGTCTGGTCTACTCTTTTGCCATCTTTGCTGCATCAACTGCCAACCCTCTGTGGGGAGCCATTGTTATGGCAACCTTTGGACTAGCAACCATCCCTGCCCTTTTCTTTCTTGGGGCCATTACCAAGTTTCTTCAGCATGGCAACCTACGTGGTACCATGATGAAACTTGCTGCTATGCTGGTAATTTTCTATGGGATTCTTACTCTTTACAAAGGGTATAAATTCATTGTCTACCCCAAAGAGACACAAAAGATGATAGACCAGATGCAATCAGGTAGTATCAAGAGTAAATTAGAGGGAAAGTGTGGTGGTGGCATGAAGTGTGAGCCAGGAAAATGTGGGTAA
- a CDS encoding acylphosphatase, which translates to MEWYRFISIGKVQGVFYRKSVSQAMMRAGFNGYIQNLNDGTVETVAFIVDEDADFPCVLQILKEGSPTSDVEDIHYESIGDVEVESDGFVIR; encoded by the coding sequence ATGGAGTGGTATAGATTTATCTCAATAGGCAAGGTGCAGGGTGTCTTTTATCGAAAGTCTGTTTCTCAGGCGATGATGCGTGCAGGTTTCAATGGTTACATACAGAATCTTAATGATGGTACAGTGGAGACAGTGGCATTCATTGTTGATGAAGATGCCGACTTTCCTTGTGTATTGCAGATACTTAAAGAGGGATCTCCCACGAGTGATGTTGAAGATATTCACTATGAGAGCATAGGTGATGTAGAAGTAGAGAGTGACGGTTTTGTCATTAGGTAG
- a CDS encoding DEAD/DEAH box helicase — MSFTSFGLSESLLEILEIQELKEPTPIQKKLIPVLKNGSSIIASAQTGSGKTLAFLLPLLDMIVPQEPSMHHYPKLFILSPTKELAQQLYEVAKPYVEALRLRIVLLQGGGKRTDEIKRLEHGMDVVVATPQRVLEHIEAHRIDIKGIKHLVVDEADMMFDMGFVPYLKKIFLVMTERSQKVIVSATITPRVVKLTKTYIKPLKRIEIDPLGRIADTITQYLYPVVRSKKGALLAWLISSNHFKKVLIFVRKKEIADGVAKGLREWDYKVGILHGERMHQERKKSLLSFRNGHYRILVATDIAARGLDITNLDVVISYDIPHVKHDFIHRVGRTGRAGKKGVAITLVSPDEIEQLHDLQKVLHGKIKEVILPEYAPKEVKSRGYLLQPSQRKQKPAFKKPISKEGINKRGKKRKTTKRDGWRLCDTTKKKQ, encoded by the coding sequence ATGTCTTTTACTTCTTTTGGGCTCTCTGAGTCACTACTCGAAATCCTTGAGATACAGGAACTGAAAGAGCCAACACCCATTCAGAAAAAACTGATACCAGTACTCAAAAATGGTAGTAGCATTATTGCGTCAGCACAGACAGGTAGCGGTAAGACACTTGCTTTTTTATTGCCATTACTTGATATGATTGTACCCCAAGAACCATCAATGCACCACTATCCTAAACTTTTCATTCTCTCTCCAACAAAAGAGCTGGCGCAACAACTGTATGAAGTGGCAAAGCCTTATGTTGAGGCACTAAGGTTGCGTATTGTGCTGCTTCAAGGGGGAGGTAAGCGTACAGATGAGATCAAGCGTCTTGAGCATGGGATGGATGTGGTGGTGGCAACACCGCAACGTGTACTTGAACACATAGAGGCACACCGTATCGATATTAAAGGTATTAAGCATCTTGTTGTGGATGAGGCTGATATGATGTTTGATATGGGGTTTGTTCCTTATTTGAAAAAGATATTTTTAGTGATGACAGAACGTTCTCAGAAGGTGATTGTGTCTGCAACCATTACGCCACGTGTGGTAAAGCTTACTAAAACTTATATTAAACCACTCAAACGCATTGAGATTGATCCTCTTGGGAGGATTGCTGATACTATTACGCAGTATCTCTATCCTGTTGTTCGTAGTAAAAAAGGTGCACTGCTAGCATGGCTTATCTCTTCTAATCATTTTAAAAAAGTACTTATTTTTGTCCGTAAAAAAGAGATTGCAGATGGTGTTGCCAAAGGGCTAAGAGAGTGGGACTACAAGGTTGGAATACTCCATGGAGAACGGATGCATCAAGAACGTAAAAAGTCACTACTCTCTTTTAGAAATGGGCATTATCGGATACTTGTTGCTACAGATATTGCTGCACGTGGGCTAGATATTACCAATTTGGATGTGGTTATTAGCTATGATATCCCCCATGTTAAGCATGACTTTATTCATCGTGTTGGACGCACGGGGAGAGCAGGCAAGAAGGGGGTAGCAATTACCCTTGTCAGCCCCGACGAGATCGAGCAGCTTCATGATCTACAGAAGGTGCTTCATGGTAAGATTAAAGAGGTAATTCTGCCAGAGTATGCTCCCAAAGAAGTAAAATCTAGAGGCTATTTATTGCAACCCTCACAACGTAAACAAAAACCTGCCTTTAAGAAACCTATTTCTAAAGAAGGCATAAACAAAAGAGGAAAAAAGCGAAAAACCACTAAGCGTGATGGCTGGAGGCTTTGTGATACGACCAAGAAAAAGCAGTAG
- a CDS encoding CNNM domain-containing protein — translation MDLLVIYFLGAVIVSFVCSVLESVLLSITIPFISVLEKENPKVGKLFKWHKKNINKSIASILILNTVANTVGAAAVGVQAEHVFGSGALFWVSAVLTFAILFFGEIIPKTIGATYWKQLSPLAAYIIKFFIWLTYPIILLTLFVTNRIKKDNEGQSLSKEELLESALLSEDEGVLDEQESDIIENILKLDDIKVHNILTPRSVVFAIEHNRTIQDVIANEPDIFKYSRIPVYHDNIENVTGMILTKQLFKQALEDDSRKINDIEKDIYRINEQVPVSWALDLFIEKKEHMFLVLDKYDQMEGIVTLEDCVETILGVEIVDESDTHVDMRELAKLKMRLQRRQQKKDLNLD, via the coding sequence ATGGATTTACTGGTAATATATTTTTTAGGTGCAGTTATTGTCTCTTTTGTTTGTTCGGTATTGGAATCGGTTCTTCTTTCAATTACGATACCATTTATCTCTGTACTAGAAAAAGAGAATCCCAAAGTGGGAAAACTGTTTAAATGGCATAAAAAGAATATCAATAAGTCTATCGCCTCCATTCTCATTCTTAATACTGTTGCAAATACTGTTGGTGCGGCAGCAGTAGGTGTACAGGCAGAACATGTATTTGGTTCTGGAGCACTTTTTTGGGTCTCTGCTGTTTTAACCTTTGCCATCCTCTTTTTTGGAGAGATTATTCCAAAAACTATTGGTGCAACCTACTGGAAACAACTTTCACCCTTGGCGGCATATATTATCAAATTTTTTATTTGGCTTACCTACCCCATTATTCTTCTAACACTCTTTGTAACAAACCGTATTAAAAAGGATAATGAAGGGCAAAGCTTAAGTAAGGAAGAGTTACTTGAGAGTGCACTATTAAGTGAAGATGAGGGAGTACTTGACGAGCAGGAGTCTGATATCATCGAGAATATTCTCAAACTCGACGATATTAAAGTGCATAACATTCTGACACCCAGAAGCGTGGTTTTTGCCATTGAACACAACCGTACCATTCAAGATGTTATTGCTAATGAGCCTGATATCTTTAAATATTCCCGTATTCCAGTTTATCATGACAATATAGAGAATGTTACTGGAATGATACTGACAAAACAACTCTTTAAGCAAGCACTTGAAGATGATAGCAGAAAAATCAATGATATCGAGAAAGATATCTATCGTATTAATGAACAGGTGCCTGTCTCGTGGGCACTTGATCTCTTTATTGAGAAGAAAGAACATATGTTTCTTGTGCTCGATAAGTATGATCAGATGGAAGGGATTGTAACACTTGAAGATTGTGTTGAAACCATTCTCGGTGTTGAGATTGTTGATGAAAGTGATACGCATGTTGATATGCGTGAACTTGCCAAGCTTAAGATGCGTCTCCAAAGGCGTCAGCAGAAAAAAGACCTTAATCTCGATTAG
- a CDS encoding tRNA pseudouridine(13) synthase TruD, whose product MNHIKHYAYPHTPIHFNFKQTITRFFVEEIPLYCFTHSGNHLILKIKKTDMSTWKLITVLAKATGLSERDIGYAGLKDKSATTIQYFSIPKQAEKMLNKNLSTERVEVLERILNKAPLKVGHLKGNRFCIILHSINEKDAKCFHVTAKMMQTKGIPNYYGYQRFGEDGKSYLQGKEIAHSGKRLKGSREKLMVAAYQSYLFNKWLQSRVKLSKVIQSEKLNIASKKLKYPLPLVEVLAKQTQFFKLFLGDILMPYPYGKPVCIKEMRESAKQFEKKKISPTGLLCGANALRAQNDAYHLEGFFDDDELTSLKGDRRFAWIWPKEVETEYNKEKKQLTVNFYLPKGAYATTFLEEIGKFSLKE is encoded by the coding sequence ATGAATCACATCAAACACTACGCCTACCCCCACACCCCTATACACTTTAATTTCAAGCAAACTATTACCAGATTTTTTGTAGAAGAGATACCTCTTTATTGCTTTACTCACAGTGGAAACCACCTTATACTCAAGATAAAAAAGACTGACATGAGTACTTGGAAACTTATTACTGTACTTGCCAAGGCAACAGGGCTTTCTGAGCGTGACATTGGTTATGCTGGACTCAAAGACAAAAGTGCCACCACTATTCAATACTTTTCCATTCCAAAACAGGCAGAAAAGATGCTCAATAAAAATCTTTCAACTGAGCGGGTAGAGGTACTTGAGCGTATACTCAACAAGGCGCCACTAAAAGTTGGGCATCTCAAAGGTAACCGCTTTTGCATCATACTGCACAGCATAAATGAAAAAGATGCAAAATGCTTTCATGTTACTGCCAAGATGATGCAGACAAAAGGTATTCCCAACTACTACGGCTACCAGCGTTTTGGAGAGGATGGCAAAAGCTATCTTCAAGGTAAAGAGATTGCTCACTCAGGAAAGAGACTCAAAGGAAGCCGTGAGAAACTGATGGTTGCCGCCTATCAAAGTTACCTGTTTAACAAATGGCTACAAAGTCGTGTGAAGCTCTCAAAGGTTATTCAGTCTGAAAAATTGAATATTGCTAGCAAAAAACTGAAGTATCCATTACCACTTGTAGAAGTACTTGCCAAACAGACACAATTTTTCAAACTCTTTTTAGGCGACATATTAATGCCTTATCCGTATGGAAAACCAGTATGCATTAAAGAGATGAGAGAAAGTGCAAAACAGTTTGAGAAGAAAAAGATTTCACCAACAGGGTTGCTGTGTGGTGCCAATGCACTGCGTGCACAAAATGATGCGTACCATCTTGAAGGATTTTTTGATGATGATGAGCTAACCAGTCTCAAAGGCGATAGACGTTTTGCTTGGATTTGGCCAAAAGAGGTCGAAACAGAATACAACAAAGAAAAAAAACAACTTACAGTAAACTTCTATCTTCCCAAGGGAGCTTATGCTACTACTTTTTTGGAAGAGATAGGAAAGTTTTCACTCAAAGAGTAA
- the msrA gene encoding peptide-methionine (S)-S-oxide reductase MsrA, translating to MKELIVGGGCFWCTEAVFERLKGVSDVESGYANGDTPNPDYRSVCRGNTGYAEVIKITYNNEVIDLDTLFDIFFATHNPTQLNQQGADVGTQYRSCICYQSNEELEAAKYAMERAQKDYTNPIVTTLEPLKNYYRAEDYHQDYYRQNPMQGYCNAVIPPKIEKLMERFEDKVAK from the coding sequence ATAAAGGAACTCATTGTAGGAGGTGGATGTTTTTGGTGTACTGAAGCAGTATTCGAAAGACTCAAAGGGGTCAGCGATGTAGAGAGTGGTTATGCCAACGGTGACACACCAAACCCAGACTACCGTTCTGTCTGTCGTGGTAACACTGGCTATGCAGAAGTAATCAAAATCACCTATAACAACGAGGTAATAGATCTTGACACTCTTTTTGATATATTTTTTGCCACACACAACCCAACACAGCTCAACCAACAAGGTGCCGATGTGGGTACACAGTACAGAAGTTGTATTTGCTATCAGAGCAATGAAGAGTTGGAAGCTGCAAAGTATGCCATGGAGCGCGCGCAGAAAGATTACACCAATCCTATTGTCACAACACTTGAGCCCCTAAAAAATTACTACCGTGCAGAAGATTACCACCAAGATTACTATCGCCAAAACCCTATGCAGGGCTACTGTAATGCTGTCATCCCGCCAAAGATTGAAAAACTGATGGAAAGGTTTGAAGACAAGGTAGCAAAATAA